In a genomic window of Quercus lobata isolate SW786 chromosome 4, ValleyOak3.0 Primary Assembly, whole genome shotgun sequence:
- the LOC115986445 gene encoding TMV resistance protein N-like, whose protein sequence is MSSISTQKASPSSSSTPQWKYDVFLSFRGEDTRNNFTDHLYVALRQKGIITFRDEEKLEIGKSISPELLKAIEESRFAIVILSKNYATSTWCLDELVKIIECMKEMKTTVFPIFYDVDPSNVRKQTGSFAQAFSKHEECFKNFIENVNTWRAALREVANLKGWHLHDRSEAQLIQNIVGELWHRLSYPFLEDIEDLVGIKSRVKELESCLATGFNDVRIIGVWGMGGIGKTTLARVVFDMVSKKFEGCCFLHNVREVCEKDGLIPLQQLLIRKILNECMRIQDVEEGLFVIKNRLRHKRIFLILDDVNHLDQLKKLVGKGNWFGSGSRVIITTRDKHLLRLLKVDVIYEAKGLNDDEALHLLSLKAFTNDHPPKDYLELCKDVIQYTKGLPLAIEILGSFLFSRDIHQWKSTLNRLKEFPKSEILQVLKISFDGLDEVEKEIFLHIACFFNNGIKNDIVEKLDYLGLYPNVGLGVLVDKSLVKMDETKLWMHDLLQEMGRNIVYQECPKEPGKRSKLWLLEDVDDVLTKNMETEAIQGIVLKLSTPKETHWNPESFSKMQHLKLLIINNVYLLHDPKHLPNSLRILDWDKYPSKYFPSSFQSKSFQRLKSIRISKPLKLIETPIFTEVPFLEKLVLEDCLNLSRVHPSIVVLKKLTFLSLKGCKNLKSLPNKFEMESLETLILSGCSKIKKIPEFGENMQRVLKLYLDETAIEEIPSSIGLLKNLKVLSFDGCKGLSSFKSTSWYDLLPFYSMPKSPDIVGLSSLLGLCSLTLLNLRDCNLKAIPDDIGCLFSLREIDLSENSFVCLPDNLDHLCNLRTMNLEDCKSLRSLPKLPLSIAAIWGYGCTSLEMIPDLLKPNSICEAELYFSNCSKLTDNQSVIDMFFTVIRKHLQGLSLKDRYCQDDSSYHIIIPGSVIPKWFSHQSIGVEVNIKVETSSHLCDEWMGIAVCIVFSCVQDHYIDMCFDCDLTCQLIVNGEEMNATVGPLSIVALSDHMWLFYLLPQYFVEEDIKLLKEFEENEFNQIGIKIKPRGLSMMVKKCGFRMVYKKDIEDLNQIVAQSSNTSIIPYEDLGVLHHNSVVEAEGNKAKQTHDEYDGAGPSELPHPQRNERFIEFMAYGDSDCEEYLECSEELSDWQKSSESDLEG, encoded by the exons ATGTCTTCCATTAGCACTCAAAAGGCCTCCCCTTCGTCATCTTCAACACCACAGTGGAAATATGATGTCTTTCTTAGTTTTAGAGGTGAGGACACCCGCAATAATTTTACGGACCATTTATATGTTGCTTTGAGACAAAAGGGCATAATCACCTTTAGAGATGAGGAAAAACTTGAGATAGGAAAATCTATTTCACCAGAACTCTtgaaagcaatagaagaatcAAGATTTGCGATTGTTATTCTCTCCAAAAACTATGCAACTTCAACATGGTGTTTAGATGAACTTGTAAAGATCATTGAATGCATGAAAGAGATGAAAACAACGGTATTTCCAATATTTTATGATGTGGATCCATCTAATGTACGAAAACAAACAGGCTCTTTTGCCCAAGCCTTTTCTAAACATGAAGAATGTTTCAAGAACTTTATAGAGAATGTGAATACATGGAGAGCAGCTTTAAGGGAAGTGGCAAATCTCAAAGGGTGGCACCTACATGATAG GTCTGAGGCACAACTTATCCAAAATATTGTGGGAGAGTTATGGCATAGATTGAGTTATCCATTCTTGGAAGATATTGAAGACCTTGTAGGAATAAAATCTAGAGTGAAGGAATTGGAGTCATGTTTAGCTACAGGGTTTAATGATGTTCGCATTATAGGGGTTTGGGGGATGGGGGGTATAGGTAAAACAACTCTTGCTAGAGTTGTTTTTGATATGGTTTCGAAGAAGTTTGAAGGTTGTTGCTTTCTCCATAATGTTAGAGAGGTTTGTGAAAAAGATGGTTTAATTCCATTGCAACAACTactaattagaaaaatattaaatgaatgTATGAGAATACAAGATGTTGAGGAAGGACTTTTCGTGATCAAGAATAGATTACGtcataaaagaatttttctcattcttgatGATGTAAATCATTTAGACCAGTTGAAAAAGTTAGTTGGGAAGGGTAATTGGTTTGGTTCTGGTAGTAGAGTTatcataacaacaagggataaGCATTTACTTCGCCTACTTAAAGTAGATGTAATATACGAAGCTAAAGGATTGAATGATGATGAAGCTCTTCATCTTTTAAGTTTGAAAGCTTTTACTAATGACCATCCTCCCAAAGATTATCTAGAGCTGTGTAAAGACGTTATACAATATACTAAAGGTCTTCCTTTGGCTATTGAGATTTTGGGTTCCTTTTTGTTTAGTAGAGATATTCATCAATGGAAAAGTACATTAAATAGGCTTAAAGAATTTCCTAAAAGTGAAATTCTCCAAGTacttaaaataagttttgatggaCTAGATGAAGTAGAGAAGGAAATATTTCTacatattgcatgtttctttaaTAATGGGATCAAAAATGATATAGTAGAAAAACTAGATTATCTCGGCCTTTACCCTAATGTTGGTTTAGGGGTTCTTGTAGATAAATCTCTTGTGAAAATGGATGAAACTAAATTATGGATGCATGATTTACTACAAGAAATGGGTAGGAACATAGTTTATCAAGAGTGCCCTAAAGAGCCTGGAAAACGTAGCAAACTGTGGTTGCTTGAGGATGTTGATGATGTACTTACAAAAAATATG GAAACAGAAGCAATTCAAGGCATTGTTCTAAAGTTGTCTACACCAAAAGAGACACATTGGAATCCTGAATCATTCTCAAAGATGCAACATCTTAAATTACTCATAATCAATAATGTTTACCTTTTGCATGATCCCAAACATCTTCCTAATAGCTTGAGAATTCTTGACTGGGACAAGTacccttcaaaatattttccatcaaGTTTCCAATCAAAG TCATTTCAGAGGTTAAAATCGATCCGAATAAGCAAGCCTCTGAAACTTATTGAAACCCCTATCTTCACCGAAGTCCCATTCCTTGAGAAATTGGTTCTTGAAGATTGTTTAAATTTATCCAGGGTGCACCCATCCATTGTAGTTCTTAAAAAGCTAACTTTTCTTAGCCTAAAAGGCTGCAAAAACCTAAAATCTCTTCCAAACAAGTTTGAAATGGAGTCTCTTGAAACTCTTATTCTTTCCGGCtgctcaaaaattaaaaaaattccagaATTTGGAGAAAACATGCAACGTGTATTGAAGCTTTACTTGGATGAAACTGCTATAGAAGAGATTCCTTCTTCCATTGGTCTCTTAAAGAATCTTAAAGTGCTATCTTTTGATGGATGTAAGGGGTTATCATCATTTAAATCTACATCTTGGTATGATCTCCTCCCTTTTTATTCAATGCCAAAAAGTCCAGACATCGTTGGATTGTCCTCTCtattgggtttgtgttctttgaCCCTATTGAATCTAAGAGACTGCAATCTCAAGGCAATCCCTGATGATATTGGTTGCTTATTCTCTTTAAGAGAAATAGATTTAAGTGAAAATAGTTTTGTTTGTCTTCCTGACAACCTCGATCATCTATGTAATTTGAGAACAATGAATTTGGAGGATTGCAAGAGTCTTCGATCATTGCCAAAGCTTCCATTAAGTATTGCAGCTATCTGGGGATATGGCTGTACCTCACTAGAAATGATACCAGATCTACTGAAACCTAATTCTATATGTGAGGCAGagctttatttttcaaattgcaGTAAACTGACTGACAATCAAAGTGTCATTGACATGTTTTTTACGGTGATAAGAAAGCACcttcag GGACTCTCTCTTAAAGATAGATATTGCCAAGATGATAGTAGTTATCACATTATTATTCCTGGAAGTGTAATTCCAAAATGGTTTAGCCATCAAAGTATAGGGGTTGAAGTGAATATAAAAGTGGAAACTTCTTCTCATTTGTGTGATGAGTGGATGGGCATTGCTGTTTGCATTGTATTTTCTTGTGTTCAAGATCACTACATCGATATGTGCTTTGATTGTGACCTCACCTGTCAATTGATAGTCAATGGAGAAGAAATGAATGCTACAGTAGGCCCTTTAAGCATAGTCGCTTTATCAGATCATATGTGGCTATTTTATTTGCTTCCTCAATACTTTGTCGAGGAGGACATAAAATTACTgaaggaatttgaagaaaatgaatttaATCAGATTGGCATTAAAATTAAACCCCGCGGTCTAAGCATGATGGTGAAGAAATGTGGGTTCCGTATGGTATACAAGAaagacattgaagatcttaACCAAATTGTGGCTCAGAGTAGCAACACCAGCATTATTCCTTATGAGGACTTGGGTGTTCTCCATCATAATTCAGTGGTGGAAGCAGAAGGtaacaaagcaaagcaaacccATGACGAATATGATGGGGCTGGACCTAGTGAACTACCACACCCACAAAGGAATGAAAGATTCATAGAATTTATGGCCTATGGTGACTCTGATTGTGAGGAGTACTTGGAATGCAGTGAGGAGCTCAGTGATTGGCAGAAATCTAGTGAAAGTGACTTGGAAGGTTGA